One Gemmatimonadaceae bacterium genomic window, TGGAGATGAAGAACGTGCGGCTGATCGGGCTCGACATGCACGTAGGGTCGCAGATCTCGAAGTTCCAGCCTTATGAGATCGGCCTCGGCAGACTGCTTCAACTGCATTGGGAGATCAAGGTCGCCGGCGCAACGGAGCTTCGCTACCTGGATATCGGAGGCGGGCTCGCAGTGACTTATGACGCCGAGCACCCGATTGACGTCGATGGGTTTGGCGCCGCCGTTCGTCGGCTGGTCAAGCCGACAGGGCTCGATCTCATTCTCGAGCCCGGCCGTTTTCTCGTCGGCAATTCCGGAGTCCTGCTCACTCGCGTTCTCTACAGAAAGCGCAGTGGAGGAAAGGAGTTCATCATCATCGACGCGGGAATGAACGACCTGCTTCGCCCGTCGCACTACAACGCGTTTCACAGGATCGAAGCGGTCACGCCGCGCGGGGGCAAGGTGACCGCCGACGTCGTCGGGCCGATCTGCGAGAGCGGCGACTTTTTCGGGCTGCAGCGAGAAGTCGATGACGTCCTTCCGGGCGACCTGATGGTGGTGCGCTCGTCGGGCGCGTACGGATTTGCCATGGCATCGAACTACAACTCGAGGCCGCGGGCCGCCGAAGTGCTCGTCGATCTGGGCCGCTTCGGCACTGTCACCGAGCGCGAGGATTATCCCGATCTGGTGAGGAAGGAGCGGCTCGAGCCCGACTGGAGGCCGGCCTGATGCTCGTTGGACTCATCGCCGACACGCACGATCGGCTTCCAGCGATAAGCGAGATCGTCAAGCAGTTCTCCGACCGGGGGATCACGCTCGTGATGCATGCGGGCGACTACTGTGCACCGTTTTCGCTCGATCCGTTCCACGAAGCGGGACTCCCGCTTCTCGGAATCTTCGGGCGCAACGACGGAGATCATGAAGGTCTCAAGGCGCACGGGGCGCTCGGCATGGCCACGGAGCTGTACGAATCGCCGCACAGCTTCGACGTCAGCGGCCACCGGATTCTTCTCGTCCACGACCTGGGCGAAGTGAACAAGCGATCGATCGAGGGCCATGATATCGTCGTGCACGGCCTGACCCATCGTCAGGAGACTGTCACGCGCGGTAACACGCTGCTCGTCAACCCCGGTGAGGCCTGCGGGTGGCTAACTGGTCGCTGCACGGCCGCAGTGCTCGATCTCGACACGAAGCACGTCGACATAGTCGACTTGTGAGCAGCCGGATACTCATACTGGACTACGGCTCCCAGTACACGCAGCTGATCGCGCGCCGCGTGAGAGAGGCGCGGGTGTACTCGGAGATTCATCCGCCAACGCGATCGCTGGAATGGATTCGCGCGTGGAATCCGGCAGGGATAATTCTGAGCGGCGGGCCGAACTCGGTATACGGCGAGAATGTTCCCACGGCCGATCGCGCGCTCCTCGACATCGCTCCCATTCTGGGGATCTGCTACGGGATGCAGCTCATCGCGTACATCGAGGGCGGGGAAGTCAAGCGGGCTGGTAGGCGTGAGTACGGTAGAGCGGAAGTACGCGTCACCGAGCCCGATGAGATGTTCGCCGGATTCGAGCCGGGGGAAGAGTTCTCGGCGTGGATGAGTCACGGCGATCACATCGAATCGTCGCCCGCCGGATATCGCTGCACCGCATCGAGCGAGATCAATCCGCTGGCTGCGTTCCGTCACGAGACAAAGCCGATTTTCGGTGTCACGTTTCATCCCGAGGTGGCGCACACGCCTCGCGGGGGCGAGATCATCGCGAACTTCCTGTTTGGCGCGTGCAACGCCGAGCCAAGCTGGACTGCAGGCGCGTTTATCGAAGACGAGATCGCGAAGATTCGGGCCGCCGTCGGCTCGAGCGGAGTGATCTGCGGACTGTCCGGCGGTGTTGACTCAGCAGTGGCGGCCGCGCTCGTGCATCGCGCGATTGGAGATCGGCTGACGTGCATCTTCGTCGACACCGGACTGCTCCGGATGCACGAACGCGATCAGGTCGAGCGCACCTTTCGGGAGCATCTGGGGCTCCGGCTCGTGACCATCGACGCTGAAGAACGATTTCTGACCGCGCTTGCCGGAATCGAGGAGCCGGAAAAGAAACGCACAGCTATCGGTCACACGTTCATTGACGTATTCGAGTCCGCGGCCGCGGAGGTTGGCGGTGAGCAGGCATTCCTCGTTCAGGGAACGCTTTATCCCGACGTGATCGAATCGACTTCACCAAAGGGCGGGCCTTCAGTGACCATCAAGACGCATCACAACGTCGGTGGTCTCAAGCCGGGAATGAAGTTCAAGCTCATCGAGCCGCTGCGCGAACTGTTCAAGGATGAAGTGCGGAACGTCGGAAGAGAGCTTGGCCTCCCGGAGGAAATGGTTGGCCGGCATCCGTTCCCCGGGCCGGGTCTGGCGATCCGAGTGTTGAGCGACGTGTCGAAGTCGAAGCTCGACATCCTTCGCGAAGCCGATGCGATCTATCTAGAGGAGATTCGCGCAGCTGGACTCTACGACACCATCTGGCAGGCATTTGCCGTGCTGCTGCCGGTTCGCAGCGTGGGAGTGATGGGCGACGAGAGAACCTATGAGAATGTGCTCGGCCTTCGCGCAGTGACCAGCACCGATGGAATGACCGCTGACTGGTATCCGTTCCCGCACGAGGTACTGGCGAGAATCTCGAACAGGATCAGCAACGAGGTAACGGGGATAAACCGCGTCGTCTACGACGTGAGCTCGAAGCCGCCGGCGACCATCGAGTGGGAGTGACGTAACCGGAGCATCACGCGCCCGGCCTCTTACCCTCGGTTCAGTAAGGATCTGTTAGCTTGCCACAGAGACACAGAGGCACAGAGAACTGCGGGAAATGGGGGAACAGCACCCGCCACCTCATTTACGACCGCAGTTGTAGTTAACCAAAAAAAGGAAGACCTTCATTGTGAAAGGTCTTCGAGTCGCGCCGCGATCGCGCTTGTCGTTTCTCTGTGCCTCTGTGTCTCTGTGGCCAGCTCACAGATCCTTACGGAAACGAGTGCACGAGGCCGTGCGGGCGATACCGAACTAGAGAGCTTTTTCCTCTAGAAGAGCCATGAACTGCGCGGGCTCGGACAAAGCGAAGAGACGGTCCGGGATGTCGGGCTCCTTGCTGAATTGAGCAATCTTGCCTAGGACGGGGAGGTATTGATTCGAGACTTCGAGCGGCGGCGCGACGATGAGAAAGAAGAAGTTCACCGGCTTTTCGTCGATTGCCTTGAAGTCCACCCCGTTTGTCTTACGGCCGAA contains:
- the lysA gene encoding diaminopimelate decarboxylase, whose product is MCDGVSLELIAEQIGTPSYVYSAPAIRHQYQRLASALDGLPNRLHYSVKANSNLAILGVLQQLGAGVDIVSGGELYRVQSAGFAGQDIVFSGVGKTRRELEEALTVGVLLINVESEDELDLLNKIAGEMNLTAPVALRVNPEVMVDTPHPYTRTGVKGMKFGIPFDETLVVAKRALEMKNVRLIGLDMHVGSQISKFQPYEIGLGRLLQLHWEIKVAGATELRYLDIGGGLAVTYDAEHPIDVDGFGAAVRRLVKPTGLDLILEPGRFLVGNSGVLLTRVLYRKRSGGKEFIIIDAGMNDLLRPSHYNAFHRIEAVTPRGGKVTADVVGPICESGDFFGLQREVDDVLPGDLMVVRSSGAYGFAMASNYNSRPRAAEVLVDLGRFGTVTEREDYPDLVRKERLEPDWRPA
- a CDS encoding YfcE family phosphodiesterase codes for the protein MLVGLIADTHDRLPAISEIVKQFSDRGITLVMHAGDYCAPFSLDPFHEAGLPLLGIFGRNDGDHEGLKAHGALGMATELYESPHSFDVSGHRILLVHDLGEVNKRSIEGHDIVVHGLTHRQETVTRGNTLLVNPGEACGWLTGRCTAAVLDLDTKHVDIVDL
- the guaA gene encoding glutamine-hydrolyzing GMP synthase, with translation MSSRILILDYGSQYTQLIARRVREARVYSEIHPPTRSLEWIRAWNPAGIILSGGPNSVYGENVPTADRALLDIAPILGICYGMQLIAYIEGGEVKRAGRREYGRAEVRVTEPDEMFAGFEPGEEFSAWMSHGDHIESSPAGYRCTASSEINPLAAFRHETKPIFGVTFHPEVAHTPRGGEIIANFLFGACNAEPSWTAGAFIEDEIAKIRAAVGSSGVICGLSGGVDSAVAAALVHRAIGDRLTCIFVDTGLLRMHERDQVERTFREHLGLRLVTIDAEERFLTALAGIEEPEKKRTAIGHTFIDVFESAAAEVGGEQAFLVQGTLYPDVIESTSPKGGPSVTIKTHHNVGGLKPGMKFKLIEPLRELFKDEVRNVGRELGLPEEMVGRHPFPGPGLAIRVLSDVSKSKLDILREADAIYLEEIRAAGLYDTIWQAFAVLLPVRSVGVMGDERTYENVLGLRAVTSTDGMTADWYPFPHEVLARISNRISNEVTGINRVVYDVSSKPPATIEWE